From a single Nicotiana tomentosiformis chromosome 2, ASM39032v3, whole genome shotgun sequence genomic region:
- the LOC138904438 gene encoding tropomyosin-like has translation MANDKTSQVHLKIDQIDQLRKEMNEIQAMVDGWKSNMDMLALEKETAQAKLTSVEVQLRVVKEKVDKQAQLNEDLRAQLRSIVVERDALDRDHKAIKSKLENTSAEVEELVSQYKTDVEAVQARLKTNAEYVRLLSRRETLEEIYARGFNLSTEIEEAINLEAEVKKLSDRRVLGGPKAPTILATSRAPAKIKHERL, from the coding sequence ATGGCTAACGACAAAACCTCACAGGTCCACCTAAAGATCGAccagatcgaccaactccgaaagGAGATGAACGAGATCCAAGCCATGGTCGATGGGTGGAAGAGCAATATGGATATGCTGGCTTTGGAAAAGGAAACCGCCCAGGCAAAGCTGACATCGGTAGAGGTTCAACTTCGGGTGGTGAAGGAGAAAGTTGACAAGCAGGCTCAGTTGAATGAAGATCTCCGAGCACAGCTGAGATCTATTGTCGTAGAACGAGATGCCCTCGATAGAGATCACAAGGCAATAAAGTCCAAGTTGGAGAATACCTCTGCCGAGGTGGAGGAGTTGGTGTCCCAATACAAGACCGATGTCGAAGCAGTCCAGGCCCGCCTGAAAACCAATGCTGAATATGTGAGGTTGTTGTCTCGAAGAGAGACACTTGAAGAAATCTACGCTCGAGGATTCAACCTGTCGACCGAGATCGAGGAAGCAATAAATCTTGAGGCTGAGGTGAAGAAACTTTCTGATCGGAGGGTTCTGGGGGGTCCAAAGGCTCCGACGATTCTAGCGACGAGTCGGGCCCCGGCGAAGATCAAGCATGAACGCCTTTGA